From the genome of Paracoccus seriniphilus, one region includes:
- a CDS encoding sodium:solute symporter family protein, translating into MSQFTLNLIFIGLSFAVYIGIAIWARAGSTAEFYAANRGVSPVMNGMATAADWMSAASFISMAGLIAFTGYDNSTYLMGWTGGYVLLAMLLAPYLRKFGKFTVPEFIGDRFYSKTARIIGVICLLIISITYVIGQMTGVGVTFSRYLEVSNSTGLWIGAAMVFCYSVLGGMKGITYTQVAQYVVLIIAYTIPAIFIALQLTGHVLPQTGLFGTLNGTDTKFLAKLDQVVTDLGFRAYTEHHSSTLDMAMFTLALMIGTAGLPHVIIRFFTVPKVSDARKSAGWALVFIALLYTVAPAVGSMSRFNLTATMWPGALTGDTYSQPAVSLDTIENAESTQWMRNWQVTGLLNWEDKNGDGLIQYYNEAGSESEPLASAIAEQNLQGNELTTVNRDIMVLANPEIANLPSWVIAIVAAGGLAAALSTAAGLLLAISGAVSHDLVKGSLNPNISEKGELLAARISMGVSILVATILGLNPPGFAAQTVALAFGLAASSIFPVLMMGIFSKRINKEGAIAGMLAGIIATLLYIFTYKGWFFVSGTNFLEDTAANWLFGISPASFGVVGALINFGVAFLVSNATDEPPVEVQELVESIRVPRGAGGASSH; encoded by the coding sequence ATGAGCCAGTTTACACTGAACCTGATCTTTATCGGTCTGTCCTTCGCGGTCTATATCGGTATCGCGATCTGGGCACGCGCCGGTTCAACGGCTGAATTCTATGCTGCGAACAGGGGTGTCAGCCCCGTGATGAACGGCATGGCGACGGCTGCCGACTGGATGTCGGCCGCATCATTCATCTCGATGGCCGGCCTGATCGCCTTCACCGGCTATGACAACTCGACCTACCTGATGGGCTGGACCGGGGGCTATGTGCTTCTGGCGATGCTGCTTGCGCCCTATCTGCGCAAATTCGGCAAGTTCACCGTGCCGGAGTTCATCGGCGACCGCTTCTATTCGAAAACCGCGCGGATCATCGGTGTCATCTGCCTGCTGATCATCTCGATCACCTATGTGATCGGTCAGATGACCGGCGTCGGCGTCACCTTCTCGCGCTATCTGGAAGTGTCGAACTCGACCGGCCTGTGGATCGGCGCGGCGATGGTGTTCTGCTATTCCGTTCTTGGCGGGATGAAGGGCATCACCTACACGCAGGTTGCACAATATGTCGTGCTGATCATCGCCTATACCATTCCGGCGATCTTCATTGCACTGCAACTGACCGGCCATGTGCTGCCCCAGACCGGGCTGTTTGGCACGCTGAATGGCACCGACACCAAGTTCCTGGCCAAGCTGGACCAGGTGGTGACGGATCTGGGCTTCCGCGCCTATACCGAACATCACTCGTCGACGCTGGACATGGCCATGTTCACGCTGGCCCTGATGATCGGCACCGCGGGTCTGCCCCATGTCATCATCCGCTTCTTTACCGTGCCGAAAGTGTCGGATGCGCGTAAATCGGCGGGCTGGGCGCTGGTCTTCATTGCCCTGCTTTACACGGTTGCTCCTGCTGTCGGTTCGATGTCGCGGTTCAACCTGACCGCAACCATGTGGCCGGGTGCCCTGACGGGCGACACTTACAGCCAGCCTGCGGTTTCGCTGGATACCATCGAAAACGCGGAAAGCACCCAGTGGATGCGCAACTGGCAGGTGACCGGGTTGCTGAACTGGGAAGACAAGAACGGCGACGGGCTGATCCAGTATTATAACGAAGCTGGCAGCGAAAGCGAACCGCTGGCCTCGGCCATCGCCGAGCAGAACCTGCAGGGCAACGAGCTGACCACCGTCAACCGTGACATCATGGTTCTGGCCAATCCGGAAATCGCAAACCTTCCCAGCTGGGTGATTGCCATTGTTGCAGCGGGTGGTCTTGCGGCTGCTCTGTCAACCGCGGCAGGCCTGCTTCTGGCGATCTCGGGTGCCGTCAGCCATGACCTGGTGAAGGGGTCGCTCAACCCCAATATCAGCGAAAAGGGCGAACTTCTGGCCGCGCGCATCTCGATGGGTGTGTCCATTCTGGTCGCCACGATCCTGGGGCTGAACCCACCGGGCTTTGCCGCACAGACCGTGGCCCTGGCCTTTGGCCTGGCAGCCAGCTCGATCTTCCCGGTCCTGATGATGGGTATCTTCAGCAAGCGCATCAACAAAGAGGGTGCCATTGCAGGCATGCTGGCCGGCATCATCGCGACGCTGCTGTATATCTTCACCTACAAGGGCTGGTTCTTCGTCTCGGGCACCAATTTCCTGGAAGATACGGCTGCCAACTGGCTGTTCGGCATCTCGCCCGCTTCCTTCGGGGTGGTCGGTGCGCTGATCAACTTCGGTGTGGCCTTCCTTGTGTCCAACGCAACGGATGAGCCGCCGGTTGAAGTGCAGGAACTGGTGGAATCCATCCGTGTTCCGCGCGGTGCCGGTGGAGCTTCGTCTCACTGA
- a CDS encoding DUF4212 domain-containing protein, whose translation MSDRQSSNAYWQANLRIIWICLAVWALASYGFGIILRPLVSGIKIGGTDLGFWFAQQGSILVFIVLIFTYAARMNKLDRDHGVDE comes from the coding sequence ATGAGTGACAGACAATCTTCAAATGCCTATTGGCAGGCCAATCTCAGGATCATCTGGATCTGCCTCGCCGTCTGGGCTTTGGCATCCTATGGTTTCGGGATCATCCTGAGACCGCTGGTATCCGGCATCAAGATCGGCGGGACCGATCTTGGATTTTGGTTCGCGCAACAGGGTTCGATCCTTGTCTTCATCGTGCTGATTTTCACCTATGCGGCACGCATGAACAAGTTGGATCGTGACCATGGCGTGGATGAGTGA
- a CDS encoding putative nucleotidyltransferase substrate binding domain-containing protein, which yields MSDTTDFIATVHPYDSLPRNELVRLAGSFCCRDYPAGATIYRFGEKLAGLYLIRSGRVRVSDCNGDPVSELQQRNSFGERGLLQGGTAMTTASAAEDSTILMLPRDEVLRLIESYRSVARFFARGRNAVDRGADIALLKVEELLGEGGPLSCSAETPINEAARMMRDARVSSIGVTEGERLIGVLTIRDMSNRVVAEGRDTRDPVSSVMTADPVTLPPTALGHDVLNIMSKRHIGHLPVVEDGRFIGMISQTDLTRVQAISSAGLIRDALQAGTVADLARVTGGIPDLLDRLVQAHQRHEVITRMITDIADAVTRRLLDMAQEKLGVAPTGWLWAACGSQGRQEQTGVSDQDNCLILEQGSDPADPYFKALARFVSDGLHACGYIYCPGDMMATNPRWCQPREVWQGYFRDWIANPSPEAQMLASVMFDLRAIAGDAALLADLQQDTLQMASKNSIFVAHMVSNSLKHRPPLGLIGGFATIRSGDHKHHIDMKHNGVVPVTDLARVYALQGRLTSVNTRARMVDAEARGVISGSGARDLIAAYDLIQTMRLENQAHLIRAGRQPDNYLSPSDLPDLERSHLRDAFVVVRSMQSAMGHGKGMLG from the coding sequence ATGTCTGATACGACCGATTTCATCGCCACCGTCCATCCCTATGACAGCCTGCCGCGCAACGAGCTGGTCCGACTGGCCGGTTCCTTCTGCTGCAGGGATTACCCCGCCGGGGCAACGATCTACCGTTTCGGCGAGAAGCTTGCCGGACTCTATCTGATCCGTTCGGGGCGGGTGCGTGTCAGCGATTGCAATGGCGATCCGGTGTCGGAATTGCAGCAACGCAATTCCTTTGGCGAACGGGGCCTGTTGCAGGGTGGCACGGCCATGACCACCGCCAGCGCCGCCGAGGATTCGACAATCCTGATGCTGCCCCGGGACGAGGTCCTGCGGCTGATCGAAAGCTATCGCAGCGTTGCCCGCTTTTTCGCGCGGGGACGGAATGCCGTGGATCGCGGCGCGGATATCGCCCTGCTGAAGGTCGAGGAACTGCTGGGAGAGGGCGGTCCGCTGTCCTGTTCCGCCGAGACACCGATCAATGAAGCCGCGCGGATGATGCGCGATGCCCGGGTCAGCAGCATCGGCGTGACCGAAGGGGAACGGCTGATCGGCGTGCTGACCATTCGCGACATGTCCAACCGGGTCGTGGCCGAGGGGCGCGATACGCGCGATCCGGTCAGCTCGGTGATGACTGCGGATCCGGTGACCTTGCCACCCACGGCCCTGGGCCATGATGTTCTGAACATCATGTCGAAACGGCATATCGGACATCTGCCCGTGGTCGAGGATGGACGCTTCATCGGCATGATCAGCCAGACCGATCTGACGCGTGTTCAGGCCATCAGCTCTGCCGGATTGATCCGTGACGCGCTGCAGGCCGGGACGGTCGCCGATCTGGCCCGTGTGACCGGCGGCATTCCCGATCTGCTGGACCGACTGGTGCAGGCGCATCAGAGGCATGAGGTGATCACCCGGATGATCACCGACATCGCCGATGCCGTGACGCGCCGCCTTCTGGACATGGCGCAAGAAAAACTTGGTGTGGCGCCCACAGGCTGGCTTTGGGCTGCCTGTGGTTCGCAGGGGCGGCAAGAGCAGACCGGCGTCAGCGATCAGGACAATTGCCTGATCCTTGAACAGGGAAGCGATCCCGCCGATCCCTATTTCAAGGCGCTGGCCCGCTTTGTCAGCGATGGGCTGCATGCCTGCGGCTATATCTATTGTCCCGGCGACATGATGGCGACCAATCCGCGCTGGTGTCAGCCGCGCGAGGTCTGGCAGGGCTATTTCCGCGACTGGATCGCAAATCCCAGCCCTGAGGCGCAGATGCTGGCCAGCGTCATGTTCGATCTGCGTGCCATTGCCGGCGATGCCGCGCTGCTTGCCGATCTGCAACAGGATACGCTGCAAATGGCCTCGAAGAATTCGATCTTCGTGGCCCATATGGTGTCCAACTCGCTGAAGCACCGGCCGCCGCTGGGTCTGATCGGCGGTTTCGCGACGATCCGATCCGGCGATCACAAGCATCATATCGACATGAAGCACAATGGCGTGGTGCCGGTTACGGATCTGGCGCGTGTCTATGCGCTGCAGGGCCGGCTGACCTCGGTCAACACGCGCGCGCGGATGGTGGATGCTGAAGCCAGGGGCGTCATCTCGGGCAGCGGCGCGCGCGATCTGATTGCCGCCTATGATCTTATTCAGACGATGCGGCTTGAGAATCAGGCCCATCTGATCAGGGCAGGACGACAGCCGGACAATTATCTGTCCCCCTCGGATCTGCCCGATCTTGAACGCAGCCATCTGCGCGATGCCTTCGTGGTGGTGCGCAGCATGCAATCGGCCATGGGCCACGGGAAGGGAATGTTGGGATGA
- a CDS encoding 3'-5' exonuclease — MISDRPLRLRILLLFAALAGAVLAAILAALVIAGWRMSLSGVAATAIVDALALAALIAGLGCLGATAGIWMLFDRYLARPIEALAGGLRTGQAPEEPDTRYLADLGPAVREAAQARARAAEALSRAVEEHASELAHEKETLENILADFGAGAVMADAHGRIMFYNSAAARLLRGIALDRRLDRYISSGAIEAASARLAAGVDATDLVCLTADGERMNARMRRVDDGILLILRDRTSAAAVPRDRLEALRRHAATLVPMLDALEGPMPPELARAIQHEGRGLARETKALSELLSGKGPTGRARLVELAAGLSSDAALPNLVVLADAGEMNALLRHLDKSLRDEGLTPAFDILLEDPAEPHLCLVWSGNPVPMACLDEWLSYAPDCAQPDLSGADILAMHGTGIWSEAVSGEQARLVLPLLLAEDGHLPAGLTYDFALGKRAVAASRLSDLTCVVFDTETTGLDVTDRIVQIAGLRIAGGRLTGESFDTLVNPGREIPPGATAIHHITNEMVAEAPDVCAAVTAFHHFTAEAVLIAHNAPFDMGLLHAIRDETGVHFENPVLDTVLLSAMVWGQSADHSLDALAERLSIEIPPEARHSAMGDTIATAEIFLRLVPALEAKGIETFEDVIQRARQFRNLIADANQAAPKSG, encoded by the coding sequence ATGATCAGCGACCGGCCATTGCGACTGCGGATATTGCTGCTTTTCGCGGCCCTGGCGGGCGCGGTTCTGGCGGCAATCCTGGCGGCTTTGGTGATCGCGGGCTGGCGGATGTCCTTATCGGGCGTGGCCGCGACAGCCATTGTGGATGCGCTGGCCTTGGCCGCGCTGATTGCCGGTCTGGGCTGTCTGGGCGCAACGGCCGGCATCTGGATGCTGTTTGACCGCTATCTTGCCCGCCCGATCGAGGCACTGGCGGGCGGCTTGCGCACCGGGCAGGCCCCCGAGGAACCCGACACCCGCTATCTTGCCGATCTTGGACCCGCCGTACGCGAGGCCGCCCAGGCCCGCGCACGTGCCGCCGAGGCCCTGTCCCGCGCGGTCGAGGAACATGCCAGCGAACTGGCCCATGAAAAGGAAACGCTGGAGAACATTCTGGCCGATTTCGGCGCCGGAGCCGTCATGGCCGATGCCCATGGGCGGATCATGTTCTACAACTCTGCTGCCGCGCGGCTGCTGCGCGGCATTGCTCTTGACCGGCGGCTGGATCGCTACATTTCCTCGGGGGCGATCGAGGCGGCCTCGGCGCGCTTGGCTGCAGGGGTAGATGCGACCGATCTGGTCTGTCTGACCGCCGATGGCGAACGCATGAATGCGCGCATGCGCCGCGTCGATGACGGCATTCTGCTGATCCTGCGCGACCGCACATCCGCCGCCGCCGTGCCCCGCGACAGGCTGGAGGCGCTGCGCCGTCATGCCGCGACACTGGTGCCGATGCTGGACGCGCTGGAGGGGCCGATGCCGCCTGAACTGGCCCGAGCCATCCAGCATGAGGGCCGGGGCCTGGCCCGGGAAACCAAGGCGCTGTCCGAGTTGCTGTCGGGAAAAGGGCCGACAGGACGGGCACGTCTTGTCGAACTGGCCGCCGGGCTGTCCAGCGATGCCGCCTTGCCGAATTTGGTTGTTCTGGCCGATGCGGGAGAGATGAATGCGCTGTTGCGGCATCTGGACAAATCACTGCGCGACGAAGGGCTGACCCCGGCATTCGACATCCTGCTGGAAGATCCGGCTGAACCGCATCTTTGCCTTGTCTGGTCGGGAAATCCGGTGCCCATGGCGTGCCTGGACGAATGGCTGTCCTATGCCCCCGATTGCGCCCAGCCTGATCTGAGTGGCGCTGATATCCTGGCCATGCATGGCACCGGCATCTGGTCCGAGGCCGTTTCCGGGGAACAGGCCCGACTGGTCCTGCCCTTGTTGCTGGCCGAGGACGGGCATCTGCCGGCTGGGCTGACCTATGATTTCGCGCTGGGGAAACGCGCTGTCGCTGCCTCGCGTCTGTCTGATCTGACCTGTGTCGTCTTCGATACCGAAACCACCGGTCTGGATGTCACCGATCGCATCGTTCAGATCGCCGGGCTGCGCATCGCCGGAGGACGCCTGACCGGGGAAAGCTTTGACACGCTGGTCAATCCGGGGCGCGAGATTCCACCCGGCGCGACTGCGATTCATCATATCACCAACGAGATGGTGGCGGAGGCACCCGATGTCTGCGCCGCCGTGACCGCCTTTCACCATTTCACGGCCGAAGCGGTGCTGATCGCCCATAATGCGCCCTTTGACATGGGGCTGCTGCATGCGATCAGGGATGAGACCGGCGTGCATTTCGAAAACCCGGTTCTGGATACGGTGCTGCTGTCGGCAATGGTTTGGGGGCAATCCGCCGATCACAGCCTTGATGCGCTGGCCGAACGGCTGAGCATCGAAATCCCGCCCGAGGCCCGCCACAGCGCCATGGGTGACACCATTGCCACTGCCGAGATATTCCTTCGCCTTGTTCCCGCGCTGGAGGCCAAGGGGATCGAAACCTTCGAAGATGTCATTCAGCGCGCCCGGCAGTTTCGCAACCTGATTGCCGATGCCAATCAGGCCGCGCCAAAATCGGGTTAG
- the acs gene encoding acetate--CoA ligase yields the protein MTTAAAEKFAIPEGFDEAHVGPEAYERLYAESINDPDAFWGREGKRLDWIQPYTKVKNTNFNFGEVSIKWYEDGVLNACVNCVDRHLKDRANQTAIIFEPDDPQSEAQYITYAELSDKVNRFANVLLSQGVMRGDRVVIYLPMIPEAAYAMLACARIGAIHSIVFAGFSPDALANRVNDSGAKVVITADTAPRGGRRTALKSNADAALLHCSDRVRCLVVKHTGDQTTWIEGRDVDVKEQMKHVSPDCPPRPMNAEDPLFVLYTSGSTGKPKGVVHTTGGYLVYAAMTHQYTFDYKDGDVFWCTADVGWVTGHSYIIYGPLANGATTLMFEGVPTYPDAGRFWEVCAKHKVNQFYTAPTAIRALMGKGTEFVEKHDLSSLRVLGTVGEPINPEAWTWYNDHVGKGKCPIVDTWWQTETGGHLITPLPGATQTKPGSATLPFFGVKPEILDATTAEPIHGNPAEGVLCIADSWPGQMRTVWGDHQRFMETYFQQYPGYYFTGDGCRRDEDGYYWITGRVDDVINVSGHRMGTAEVESALVAHQDVAEAAVVGYPHPLKGQGIYAYVTLMNGVEPTEELRAELEKWVRTEIGPIAKPDLIQWAPGLPKTRSGKIMRRILRKIAENDYGSLGDISTLAEPEVVEELIANRMNRD from the coding sequence ATGACCACGGCTGCCGCTGAGAAATTCGCCATACCCGAAGGCTTTGATGAGGCACATGTCGGCCCCGAAGCTTACGAGAGGCTTTACGCTGAATCGATCAATGACCCTGATGCGTTCTGGGGCAGGGAGGGAAAGCGGCTCGACTGGATCCAGCCCTATACCAAGGTCAAGAACACCAATTTCAACTTTGGTGAAGTCAGCATCAAATGGTATGAGGACGGTGTCCTGAATGCCTGCGTGAACTGCGTCGACCGGCATCTGAAGGATCGCGCCAATCAGACCGCGATCATCTTCGAGCCCGATGATCCGCAGAGCGAAGCACAATACATCACCTATGCCGAACTGTCCGACAAGGTGAACCGTTTCGCCAATGTCCTGCTGAGCCAGGGCGTGATGCGCGGTGATCGCGTTGTCATCTATCTGCCGATGATCCCCGAAGCCGCCTATGCCATGCTGGCCTGCGCGCGCATCGGTGCCATTCATTCCATCGTTTTCGCCGGCTTCTCGCCCGATGCGCTGGCCAACCGGGTCAATGACTCGGGTGCCAAGGTCGTGATCACCGCCGACACGGCTCCGCGCGGCGGTCGTCGCACGGCGCTGAAATCCAATGCCGATGCGGCGCTGCTGCATTGCTCGGACCGGGTGCGTTGCCTGGTGGTCAAGCATACCGGCGATCAGACCACCTGGATCGAAGGCCGCGACGTCGATGTGAAGGAGCAGATGAAACATGTCAGCCCGGATTGCCCGCCGCGCCCGATGAATGCCGAAGACCCGCTGTTCGTTCTGTATACTTCGGGGTCCACCGGCAAGCCCAAGGGCGTCGTGCATACCACCGGCGGCTATCTGGTCTATGCCGCGATGACGCATCAATACACCTTTGACTACAAGGACGGGGATGTCTTCTGGTGCACGGCCGATGTGGGCTGGGTGACGGGGCACAGCTATATCATCTATGGCCCGCTGGCGAATGGCGCCACGACGCTGATGTTCGAAGGCGTGCCGACCTATCCCGATGCCGGACGTTTCTGGGAGGTCTGCGCCAAGCACAAGGTCAACCAGTTCTACACTGCGCCGACCGCGATCCGCGCCCTGATGGGCAAGGGCACCGAATTCGTCGAAAAGCATGATCTGTCCAGCCTGCGTGTTCTTGGCACCGTTGGCGAGCCGATCAACCCCGAAGCCTGGACCTGGTACAATGACCATGTCGGCAAGGGGAAATGCCCGATCGTCGATACCTGGTGGCAGACCGAGACCGGCGGACATCTGATCACGCCCTTGCCCGGTGCCACGCAGACCAAGCCGGGTTCGGCAACCCTTCCGTTCTTCGGGGTCAAGCCCGAGATTCTGGACGCCACCACGGCGGAACCGATCCATGGCAATCCCGCAGAAGGCGTGCTGTGCATCGCCGACAGCTGGCCGGGACAGATGCGCACCGTCTGGGGTGATCATCAACGCTTCATGGAGACCTATTTCCAGCAATATCCCGGCTATTACTTTACCGGTGACGGATGCCGCCGCGACGAGGATGGATATTACTGGATCACCGGGCGTGTCGATGATGTGATCAATGTCTCGGGGCACCGCATGGGCACCGCCGAGGTCGAATCCGCGCTGGTCGCACATCAGGATGTGGCCGAGGCTGCCGTTGTCGGTTACCCGCATCCGCTCAAGGGGCAGGGGATCTATGCCTATGTCACCCTGATGAACGGGGTCGAGCCAACCGAGGAATTGCGCGCCGAGCTGGAGAAATGGGTGCGCACGGAAATCGGTCCGATTGCCAAACCCGATCTGATCCAATGGGCGCCAGGCCTGCCCAAGACGCGCTCTGGCAAGATCATGCGCCGTATCCTGCGCAAGATCGCGGAAAATGACTATGGAAGTCTGGGCGACATCTCCACGCTGGCCGAGCCGGAAGTCGTGGAAGAGCTGATCGCCAACCGGATGAACCGGGACTGA
- a CDS encoding response regulator transcription factor produces the protein MAAILVVEDEDNIAVALDFLLTRDGHQHERLATGAGAVEKIRETRPDLVLLDVMLPDVSGYQIVQDLRADPALKNVLVLMMTARGSVVERRKGLALGADGFIAKPFELSELRSEMARLLDGR, from the coding sequence ATGGCAGCAATTCTGGTCGTCGAGGATGAAGACAACATTGCCGTCGCGCTGGATTTCCTGCTGACGCGCGACGGCCATCAGCATGAACGTCTGGCGACCGGGGCGGGGGCCGTCGAGAAGATACGGGAAACGCGACCCGATCTTGTGTTGCTGGATGTCATGCTGCCCGATGTTTCCGGCTATCAGATCGTGCAGGATCTGCGCGCCGATCCGGCGCTGAAGAATGTGCTGGTCCTGATGATGACCGCGCGGGGGTCCGTGGTGGAACGGCGCAAGGGGCTGGCGCTGGGGGCGGACGGCTTCATTGCCAAACCCTTTGAACTGTCCGAACTGCGTTCTGAAATGGCAAGATTACTGGACGGAAGATGA